From one bacterium HR34 genomic stretch:
- the rlmG gene encoding Ribosomal RNA large subunit methyltransferase G, which yields MNKLLEQLVYMFGVNFSAYDVDIELHYLSKNLNKKYKNRNVVDIGCGDGSVSLKLKSILKPKSFIGVDVYETLVESAKKKGINARVLDVEKQDISGDLGIMWGVLHHLNDPIGTLKKLKNNFNNLIIRECIDENRILEAGHKLNKVKLMEILEKAGVEIIKVVEVKENKSLIIIAR from the coding sequence TATTAGAGCAGTTAGTATATATGTTTGGTGTAAATTTTTCTGCATATGATGTAGATATAGAATTACATTACCTAAGTAAAAATCTTAATAAAAAATATAAAAACAGAAATGTAGTTGATATTGGTTGTGGAGATGGGTCAGTAAGTTTGAAATTGAAATCTATTTTAAAACCAAAATCTTTTATTGGAGTTGATGTTTATGAAACATTAGTTGAATCTGCAAAGAAGAAGGGAATAAATGCTAGAGTATTAGATGTAGAAAAACAAGATATTTCAGGAGATTTAGGAATTATGTGGGGAGTGTTACATCACTTAAATGATCCAATAGGAACATTAAAAAAATTAAAAAATAATTTTAACAATTTAATTATTAGAGAATGTATTGATGAGAATCGTATACTTGAGGCTGGTCATAAATTAAACAAAGTTAAATTAATGGAAATATTAGAAAAAGCAGGTGTTGAGATAATAAAAGTAGTTGAAGTTAAGGAAAATAAATCTTTGATAATTATAGCGAGGTAA
- the rtcA gene encoding RNA 3'-terminal phosphate cyclase: MAEEVFENFEKQIKSKACLAKFAADQIIPFVTLCHQKCEFTVQEITKHLKTNIWVVEKFIKGKFTIDEENKKITWSGYKI, encoded by the coding sequence ATGGCAGAAGAAGTGTTTGAAAACTTTGAAAAACAAATTAAATCAAAAGCCTGCTTAGCTAAATTTGCTGCCGATCAAATAATACCTTTTGTAACTCTATGCCATCAAAAATGCGAGTTTACTGTGCAAGAAATAACAAAACATTTAAAAACCAACATCTGGGTTGTTGAAAAGTTTATAAAAGGAAAGTTTACCATAGATGAAGAGAATAAAAAAATAACTTGGTCTGGATATAAAATTTAA